TATTCCATAAAGCATAACAATTTTTATGTATGAACATGTTTTGCTCTGTCATCAGGAGATCATGCTTTGTTGCTTGTACCAAAAAAAACTGCAGGGAGTTAAGGCAGGCTGGTGGAACCCCAAGTGCTCTGCATCGTGGTAGCAGGGCTCTATATGATGCAGAACCTGGGCCCACTGCCAAGAGACAAAGGACATCTCATTCGATTCCTTCGCAATCTGCAGGCCTCCAGTCCCCTGTGATGCCTTCCCACTCCGTACCATCTGCAAAATGGGGCCCACTATCTGCAAGAGGCAAGAAGCCAAAGACGGTATGTTCAGCATATATACATAATGTTTTTCACTTGTTGAGAACAATTCTATGACAGTTTCTTGACTTGTACAGCCCATGCCATTGGCACTACCATCTGCGGATCCAAGCTCATTAATAAATCACAAAGTTTATACAAGGTGGCCAGAAGACAACAACTTCTATGAGGCCACCATAACCCGTTATAACCCCGTGACGGTTGGTTTGAACTTTTGCTACTATTGCTCCTTTGATGCAGATATGCATACCTGTCTAGTAACCTTCTTTCATGTTCTCTTTTAGGGTGAGCACGCACTCGTTTATGATATTGGCACACAAGCTGAGACTTGGGAAATGGTCAGGCTTTGTGATGTAAGAACTATTTTCCTGTAATGCTTCTATTGTTTTCCTTTACCCTTTTCCTCCCCCTTTTTTTCTGTATTTGGTTGTGCCACCTACATTATCTTCCATTGCAGTGTTTCTTTTTTGGTTATATGCATCCAGTCCATGGCAAATAGTTTCTTCTCTACCCATTGCCATGAATAGTTGATTTTTCTGCATGTGCCCGTGATAGTATCTTCTGACTGACGCCAACTAGTCACTGTCTGCTCATGTAACCCAATAAGGTTAAAATTTAAAGGGAAAAGGATTTATCGCTGCAGCAGTTTTCTTGCCAAATATTTCTTGCCATGGTACCATACCCCAAATATTTTTACCTTTACTGATCTATAGAGCTGTAATTTATTGCTCATATGATATAGTGTATGGAAATCTGTTGAATTTTGCTTGTTTTGCAAGTGAATTAAAGTTTGCTTGTTGAATTACCCTGGCTGATCGCCACCTTTCGTTAATTATTTCATTGGAGATTATATGAACACTCCTTTAACAGATGCCACCTGAAGATATAAGATGGGAATTTGATGGTCATCTTTCAAATCGAGATGGTTGGGGCTCTTCTGGCCCTATGTTGACTAGGCACCTCAGCAGCAATGGTGCTATGGCAGGCCCGATCAGGGGGAGAGGCAGGTTATCAATAAATGAGCCTATGAAGGACTACGCTCCACCTCAAAATGGGATCAATAGGAATTTCGATAACATTGACATTCCAAACACTGAAAATGTTGTGACAGAGGTAGGTATATTTTATTCAACAAGTCAGGTGCCAGAAGGTAATCAGATATAATTTTGTCTCAAAGTTGTATGTTCCCAATACAGGTGGAGAGGGTATTGTCCAATCCGAATATTCGTGAAATTGAAAATGCAAGGAAACTGCTGAAAGTGAGTTAGCTCTTCTGTTCCCATGTTGTTCCCTTTAGAAAATATATTTGAACAAGACCTAGTTTCATCCTTTCTATCCTTTAATTGAGATATGTGAAGCCAAACGATATTGTCCTTTTAGGATCAAGAGCAGTCACTACTGGATGCAATTGCCAGACTTGATGAAGCATCGGATAGTGAAAGTGGTAAGTTCCTGGTCAACTCTATGGTTGGAGTGCTCTGTAGACTGTAGGAGTAATATTGAGGCAGAGAATATTGTCCAAAATGGTGTATTGTGGAAAAATAGGATCCTTGGATGAACTTTACATGAAACATTGTTGTTCTAACTTGAATATTGTAAGCTTCCTAGATACTGGTTACTTGTAGACATCAGGGATATAGGGGGTGAAGCATCATACCTGGTGTTTTTCAACTTATTGTT
This portion of the Panicum virgatum strain AP13 chromosome 2N, P.virgatum_v5, whole genome shotgun sequence genome encodes:
- the LOC120661081 gene encoding protein EMSY-LIKE 3-like isoform X2, translating into MKAAGYSLYDSSGTDDDLPPAQNRGLRGRSFSANGRASAGAFPYMRANNDLETEIHRVEQDAYTGVLRAFKVQSDAISWEKESLITELRKELRVSDEEHRELLNRVNEDGAIRRMRELRQAGGTPSALHRGSRALYDAEPGPTAKRQRTSHSIPSQSAGLQSPVMPSHSVPSAKWGPLSARGKKPKTPMPLALPSADPSSLINHKVYTRWPEDNNFYEATITRYNPVTGEHALVYDIGTQAETWEMVRLCDMPPEDIRWEFDGHLSNRDGWGSSGPMLTRHLSSNGAMAGPIRGRGRLSINEPMKDYAPPQNGINRNFDNIDIPNTENVVTEVERVLSNPNIREIENARKLLKDQEQSLLDAIARLDEASDSESDMATEGRTGPAGEGNGIAT
- the LOC120661081 gene encoding protein EMSY-LIKE 3-like isoform X1, encoding MKAAGYSLYDSSGTDDDLPPAQNRGLRGRSFSANGRASAGAFPYMRANNDLETEIHRVEQDAYTGVLRAFKVQSDAISWEKESLITELRKELRVSDEEHRELLNRVNEDGAIRRMRELRQAGGTPSALHRGSRALYDAEPGPTAKRQRTSHSIPSQSAGLQSPVMPSHSVPSAKWGPLSARGKKPKTPMPLALPSADPSSLINHKVYTRWPEDNNFYEATITRYNPVTGEHALVYDIGTQAETWEMVRLCDMPPEDIRWEFDGHLSNRDGWGSSGPMLTRHLSSNGAMAGPIRGRGRLSINEPMKDYAPPQNGINRNFDNIDIPNTENVVTEVERVLSNPNIREIENARKLLKDQEQSLLDAIARLDEASDSESEDMATEGRTGPAGEGNGIAT